The genome window AGTGGAAGAGTCGGTCGCCGGACATGTCGTCGTTGTCGGCTATGGACGGGTCGGCTCTCATATCGTCAACGTACTGGGCGAACTGCACATACCCTATCTGGTGATTGATACCCGCATTGAGCGCATCGAGCGCCTGTCAAAAAAAGGCGTGCCGACACTGCTTGGAGATGCCGCCAACTCCGAGATTCTGAGTCATGCCGGATTGTCGCGCGCGCGGCTGCTGGTGGTTACCCTTCCCGAAGAAGCCGCCACTGAGTTGACTGTCGCGGCTGCGCGCGATTTCGCGCCCGATCTGCCCATAATTGCCCGCGCCGCAACTCGTAGCGGCGTGAAACGGCTATCGAATCTCGGCGCGAAAATGGTCATTCACCCCGAGCTGGAGGGCGGTTTGCAAGTACTCCGCCATACCTTGCTGCATCTGGGGTTTCCTTTACACGAAGTTCGCCAGTATGCCGATACCGTACGCCGGGAACATTACAACACGCTGGTTACCTCCAAAGGAGAGCACGCGCTGCTTGCGGAGATGCTGGACGCCGATAAATTGATGGATATCGCCTGGCGTAAAATACCGCCGGGCAGCACGCTGATCGGGCAGACACTCGGAGAAGCCGCACTGCGCGGACGGACCGGGGCCACGGTGGTAGCGATCATGCGTAACGGGTCATTGATGCTGAACCCGACTACGGATACGATCTTCGAAGCGCGCGACCGGCTAGGCATGCTTGGAACCGAGGAGCAGGTTGCGGCGGCAACCTCCTTGTTTCCTGAAGCGGCTGTGAGCGAGGCCGCGGGTTAGACCAGCACCAATGCAGCGAGACGCGCAAACTCATGAATATCTAGGGTTTCCGCTCTGGCGCCAGGCGTAATGCCGGCCTGCTCTATTTCCTCTGCGGTCAGCAGCGTGCCGAGCGAATTACGCAGGGTTTTACGGCGTTGCGAAAACGCTGCGGCCACCACGCGCTCCAATGCCTGTAAATCGACATCTACCGGCTTTTTTTCGTGCGGCTGCAAGCGAACCACGGCGGAAATCACCTTGGGCTCAGGGTAAAAACTTTCCGGCGCTACTTCCAGCACCGGCTCCATCCGGCAATAATATTGCGCCATTACGCTCAATCGCCCGTAATCCTTACTGTTGGGTTCCGCGCATAAGCGCTCGACGACTTCCTTTTGCAGCATAAAATGCATATCGGCTATGCAGGAACACTGGCTAAAGAGATGAAACAGTAGCGGAGTGGAAATATTGTAGGGTAAATTTCCTACCACCCGCATTTTTCCCTGCCCCGCCGCCGTCAGCGAACAGAAATCGAAACGCAAGGCATCTGCGGAATGTATGCGCAGATTTTTGCTGCCGGCAAAAGTCTGCTGCAGCAAAGACACAAGGTCGCGATCCAGTTCAACCACATCCAAAACATTTACGGCAGGCAACAAATAACGCGTCAATGCGCCTTGCCCCGGCCCGATTTCAACCATGCGGTCACTGCTGCGCAAATTCATCGCCAAAATAATCGCATGAACTACCTGCTCGTCGCGCAGAAAGTTTTGTCCAAAACGTTTGCGAGGGCGATGGCTCATGGCAGGCTTAGCCGAAAAACCGCAGCTTTTTGTTGCCGCACTAATGCTGTGGCCGTCTTAATCGCATATTCCAGACTGCCGGTTTCTACTTTTCCGGTTCCCGCCAATTCCAATGCCGTTCCATGATCGACGGAAGTACGAATAATTGGCAACCCCAGAGTGATGTTCACGGCGCGTCCGAAGCCGGCGTATTTAAGCACCGGCAACCCCTGGTCATGATACATGGCCAACACCGCATCGGCGCATTCGAGGTTACGCGGGAGAAACAGCGTATCGGCAGACAAAGGTCCAAGCAGATTCATACCGTTTGCCCGTAATCCGTCCATTACGGGATTAATGACATCCAGCTCTTCGCGGCCCAAGTGTCCCTGCTCCCCCGCATGTGGATTCAGGCCGCAAACAAGTATACGCGGGTTGGTGAGGGCGAAACGCGCCCGTAGATCGGCATGCAGTACTCGAATTACCGTTTCCAGTAATTGGGTGGTTATCGCCGCGCTTACCTGTGCAAGCGGAAGATGGGTTGTAGCCAATGCAACCCGGAGATGTTCAGTTGCCAGCATCATGACCGGATAGCCTCCGGTCAACGATGCAATATACTCCGTATGGCCTGTAAAGTGTATGCCTGCATCGTTGATGACGCCTTTATGCACCGGCGCCGTCACCAGTGCATCGTACTCGCCTTGCAGGCAGGCGCGCACACCTTGATCAAGGGTAGACAGCACATAGGCCGCAGAACTGGTCCGCAACTCGCCGCAACGGCTATCGGCGGCCCCTGCTACGGGGCGCACATATAATGTGCCGGGCTGATGCAACGGCGCGGCTTTTTCAGCCGCGCCATTTATCTCATCTATTTCCAGGGATAGCCCCAGCAGTTTGGCCCGCGCGGCCAGTAACTCGGGGTCGCCGATGACGGTCAGACTGCAGTCGAGCGATTCCTGCGCCAATAGCACGCAAAGATCCGGCCCGATCCCCGCAGGCTCACCAGTAGTGAGGAGAATGCGTGTCGGACGAGAATCTGACCGCGCCGAAATCATTGGCCGAGACGAATTTCGACATAAGCCTCATCGCGCAGACGGCGTATCCAAAGCTCGGTTTCTTCATCGACCTTGCGCCTGAAAATTTCCTCGCGCGCCTGATTTTTCAGGTATTCCACGGTGTCGTCGGATTCCTGACGCTCCAGCACCTGTATCAAATGCCAACCGAACTGGGTTTGCACCGGCTCGCTCAATTGTTTGATCGCTAATGCGTTCATCGTGGACTCAAAAGCAGGAACGAGAGCGCCCGGCTGCACCCAGC of Candidatus Methylospira mobilis contains these proteins:
- the pdxA gene encoding 4-hydroxythreonine-4-phosphate dehydrogenase PdxA, whose translation is MISARSDSRPTRILLTTGEPAGIGPDLCVLLAQESLDCSLTVIGDPELLAARAKLLGLSLEIDEINGAAEKAAPLHQPGTLYVRPVAGAADSRCGELRTSSAAYVLSTLDQGVRACLQGEYDALVTAPVHKGVINDAGIHFTGHTEYIASLTGGYPVMMLATEHLRVALATTHLPLAQVSAAITTQLLETVIRVLHADLRARFALTNPRILVCGLNPHAGEQGHLGREELDVINPVMDGLRANGMNLLGPLSADTLFLPRNLECADAVLAMYHDQGLPVLKYAGFGRAVNITLGLPIIRTSVDHGTALELAGTGKVETGSLEYAIKTATALVRQQKAAVFRLSLP
- the rsmA gene encoding 16S rRNA (adenine(1518)-N(6)/adenine(1519)-N(6))-dimethyltransferase RsmA → MSHRPRKRFGQNFLRDEQVVHAIILAMNLRSSDRMVEIGPGQGALTRYLLPAVNVLDVVELDRDLVSLLQQTFAGSKNLRIHSADALRFDFCSLTAAGQGKMRVVGNLPYNISTPLLFHLFSQCSCIADMHFMLQKEVVERLCAEPNSKDYGRLSVMAQYYCRMEPVLEVAPESFYPEPKVISAVVRLQPHEKKPVDVDLQALERVVAAAFSQRRKTLRNSLGTLLTAEEIEQAGITPGARAETLDIHEFARLAALVLV